One region of Flavobacterium sp. GSB-24 genomic DNA includes:
- a CDS encoding BlaI/MecI/CopY family transcriptional regulator, whose product MIKLAKREEQIMQVFWDLNKAFIRDIIPLLPDPKPHYNSVATIVKILAEKGFLNYETAGNMHCFFPIISREEYQQFALKDIVSQYFDNSYPRMLAFFAKEQKLSEKELDEIVSIIKKEKI is encoded by the coding sequence ATGATAAAATTAGCCAAAAGAGAAGAACAGATCATGCAGGTTTTTTGGGATCTGAATAAAGCCTTTATAAGAGATATTATTCCATTGCTGCCAGATCCAAAGCCACATTACAATAGTGTAGCCACAATTGTGAAGATACTTGCAGAAAAAGGATTTTTGAATTATGAAACTGCTGGAAATATGCATTGCTTTTTTCCAATAATCAGCAGGGAAGAATACCAGCAATTTGCTTTAAAGGATATCGTAAGTCAGTATTTTGATAATTCGTATCCGAGAATGCTAGCCTTTTTTGCAAAAGAACAAAAGCTTTCAGAAAAGGAGTTGGATGAAATCGTCAGCATCATTAAAAAAGAAAAAATATGA
- a CDS encoding TetR/AcrR family transcriptional regulator — protein sequence MNTSEFILEKVSPVFNKQGYVGTSLTDITNATGLTKGAIYCNFSNKEDLALQAFHYNINEAIAPLFKLVAATEGSINKLHAVTNYQRSYYDLVKDRGGCPMLRAGIDTKFINPLLFKAAQQLSQKFIIGLTTIINDGISASEIKEDTDPIKYAKIILSLIEGSSLLAFTHNDESYIANAMDFIDSTIIVAITK from the coding sequence ATGAATACTTCTGAGTTTATATTAGAAAAAGTTTCCCCAGTTTTCAACAAACAAGGATATGTTGGAACCAGTCTTACAGACATTACAAATGCAACTGGACTTACAAAAGGCGCTATATATTGTAATTTTTCTAATAAAGAAGATTTAGCATTACAAGCTTTTCACTATAATATAAACGAAGCAATAGCACCTTTGTTTAAATTAGTCGCTGCTACAGAAGGCAGTATAAATAAACTTCATGCCGTAACCAATTATCAGCGCAGTTATTATGATTTAGTCAAAGACAGAGGCGGATGTCCGATGCTGAGAGCAGGAATAGATACAAAATTTATTAATCCGTTATTGTTTAAGGCCGCACAGCAATTATCTCAAAAATTTATTATCGGTCTGACTACTATTATTAATGATGGAATCTCTGCTAGTGAAATTAAAGAAGATACAGATCCTATTAAATATGCCAAAATAATTTTATCACTCATTGAAGGAAGTTCACTTCTCGCATTTACCCATAACGATGAAAGTTATATAGCCAATGCTATGGACTTTATAGACAGTACTATAATTGTCGCTATTACCAAATAA
- a CDS encoding M56 family metallopeptidase has protein sequence MIPYILYTALILSACFAFYKLLLQKETFFHLNRYILLSCMVLAFILPLVPVPQQLSFRKIDAEKNITLVKAPVENLTSTAVKEPTVQPTLTEQTKQVINVDVLLKCLVYLYWFGVVIFGLNFLMQAVILLFRANSKSVIQDGKFRIVEITGDKAPCSFGNNIFINPEKYEWETYSQILLHEKIHIEQKHTIDLLLAEIVLIFQWFNPFAWQWRKALETNLEFLTDDQMLQQDNVEKESYQFSLLQVAAPQFPLSLTTNYNQSLLKKRIIMMNSKKSNVHTTWKYFFLVPLMVLFACLFNQPAAQSQTLNSKGEAQKETAIQNGMKTDGNWFATIKGNSIEINFKSDENNSSSTFQLSEISNLPKDKQGEFTLTREAGTMYFTGKFEGDRGMGTYKFTANKDYSTAMRKEGVELANDNDLLVFFMINVKVSYVQMLKKNGYTDLDKDQVIPLAALDVNEAYITSIKKAIPEIDLDNLVPFKSLGIDKAFIEEIRSSGYKDVSPGNIIALKSQGIDAKYISDFRSAKNNNDSNDKEVSSNNNDNDNSDDDIIAFKALNIDKAYVDSFKKLGYKNISNSDLIGMKSLNVTPEYVKSFQNAGFQNIEAENLIALKSQDITPDLVKEYKSLGFEDLNLEDIVGAKATGTTPSYIKSMKAKGHNFKSLDRYVALKALANN, from the coding sequence ATGATACCTTATATTTTATATACAGCACTTATTCTTTCGGCTTGCTTTGCGTTTTACAAACTGCTTTTGCAAAAAGAAACTTTTTTTCATTTAAACAGATATATACTGTTGTCTTGTATGGTACTGGCTTTTATTCTGCCATTAGTTCCAGTTCCTCAGCAATTGTCTTTTAGAAAAATTGATGCCGAAAAGAACATTACACTTGTCAAAGCTCCAGTTGAAAATCTTACTTCAACAGCAGTAAAAGAGCCTACAGTTCAGCCAACACTTACAGAACAGACAAAACAAGTAATCAATGTTGATGTCTTATTAAAGTGTTTGGTGTATTTGTACTGGTTTGGAGTCGTAATATTTGGACTTAATTTTTTAATGCAGGCTGTTATATTACTATTTAGGGCCAATTCTAAATCGGTTATTCAAGATGGTAAATTTCGTATTGTGGAAATAACAGGAGATAAAGCTCCGTGCTCTTTCGGCAATAATATTTTTATTAATCCTGAAAAATACGAATGGGAAACCTACAGCCAGATTTTGCTTCATGAAAAAATTCATATCGAACAGAAACACACTATCGATCTGCTGCTTGCCGAGATTGTGCTGATCTTTCAATGGTTTAATCCTTTTGCTTGGCAATGGAGAAAAGCCCTAGAGACCAATCTAGAATTTTTAACAGACGATCAAATGCTGCAACAAGATAACGTTGAAAAAGAAAGTTATCAGTTCAGCTTACTGCAGGTTGCTGCGCCGCAATTTCCATTGAGTCTTACAACCAATTATAATCAATCATTATTAAAAAAACGAATCATCATGATGAACTCAAAAAAATCAAATGTGCACACCACTTGGAAATATTTTTTCCTAGTGCCGCTAATGGTGCTTTTTGCCTGCCTTTTTAATCAACCGGCAGCGCAAAGTCAAACCCTAAATTCTAAAGGGGAAGCACAAAAAGAAACAGCCATTCAAAACGGAATGAAAACAGACGGAAACTGGTTTGCTACCATTAAAGGCAATTCTATAGAAATCAATTTTAAAAGTGATGAGAATAATTCTTCCAGTACTTTTCAATTGAGTGAAATCAGTAATCTTCCAAAAGACAAACAAGGAGAATTTACATTGACGCGTGAAGCAGGAACGATGTATTTTACAGGAAAATTTGAAGGAGACAGAGGAATGGGAACTTATAAATTTACTGCAAACAAAGATTACAGCACAGCAATGCGCAAAGAAGGAGTAGAGCTTGCAAATGACAATGATCTTTTGGTTTTCTTTATGATAAACGTGAAAGTGTCTTACGTACAGATGCTTAAGAAAAATGGTTATACCGATTTAGACAAAGATCAAGTTATTCCCCTAGCGGCTTTAGATGTAAATGAAGCTTATATTACTTCTATAAAAAAAGCAATTCCAGAGATTGATCTAGACAATCTTGTTCCTTTCAAATCATTAGGAATAGATAAAGCTTTTATTGAAGAAATACGCAGTTCTGGGTATAAGGATGTTAGTCCAGGTAATATTATTGCATTAAAATCGCAGGGAATTGATGCCAAATATATTAGTGATTTTCGCTCTGCTAAAAATAATAACGATAGCAATGATAAAGAAGTTAGCAGCAATAATAATGACAACGATAATAGCGACGATGATATTATTGCATTTAAAGCATTAAATATTGACAAAGCATATGTTGATTCTTTTAAAAAGCTGGGATATAAAAATATCTCAAACAGTGATCTTATTGGTATGAAATCACTGAATGTAACTCCAGAGTACGTAAAAAGTTTTCAGAATGCTGGTTTTCAAAACATAGAGGCAGAAAATTTGATCGCTTTGAAATCACAAGATATAACGCCAGATTTGGTAAAAGAATATAAAAGTCTTGGTTTTGAAGATCTAAATTTAGAAGATATCGTTGGAGCAAAAGCAACAGGCACCACACCATCTTATATCAAATCAATGAAAGCAAAAGGCCATAATTTTAAAAGCCTAGACCGATATGTTGCATTGAAAGCTCTTGCTAATAATTAA
- a CDS encoding NAD(P)/FAD-dependent oxidoreductase produces the protein MEKEKRDKTSWTICNECQGRGKKSRGLSDKARRQYQHALDQFEKTNGKGTAPIRPKAHQHTCLNCNGSGLIPSDNHPEADTENYPHVAIIGAGIGGVALAVACLHRGIPFTLYERDANFAARSQGYGLTLQQASKAIEGLGIFSLDEKVISTRHLVHTTEGKVIGEWGIRKWLQQDAKKSSKRTNMHIARQSLRLALLEQLDGNNTVQWGHQLIDFKENDDDIELNFQVNGELKTSKADLIVGADGIRSSVRRLLIGEDVTPLRYLDCIVILGICPLSALIDVESSLLDSATVFQTANGNERIYIMPYTADSVMWQLSFPMPEEDAKALSALGPKALKEEACRRTQWHNPIPQTLSATMEAQISGYPVYDRELLQSELLEKAGKVTLIGDAAHPMSPFKGQGANQALLDALTLARGISKECRPFSEWRKKGIRKTVLTDFETEMLERSAVKVKDSADAAQFLHSEIVLHEGNEPRGRCLKKKEA, from the coding sequence GTGGAAAAAGAGAAAAGAGATAAAACAAGCTGGACTATTTGTAATGAGTGTCAAGGACGTGGCAAAAAAAGCCGCGGTCTTAGTGACAAAGCGCGACGCCAATACCAGCATGCACTAGACCAATTTGAAAAAACAAATGGCAAAGGAACAGCTCCTATTCGACCTAAGGCTCACCAACATACTTGCTTAAATTGTAATGGATCTGGATTGATTCCTTCTGACAATCATCCTGAAGCAGATACAGAAAATTATCCCCATGTTGCTATTATTGGCGCCGGAATTGGCGGAGTAGCATTAGCTGTTGCCTGTTTACATCGGGGTATTCCTTTTACGCTTTACGAACGTGATGCTAACTTTGCAGCTCGATCTCAGGGTTACGGACTTACTTTGCAGCAAGCAAGCAAAGCAATCGAAGGATTGGGTATTTTTTCTTTAGATGAAAAAGTAATTTCAACAAGACATTTAGTTCATACTACAGAAGGAAAAGTAATTGGAGAATGGGGAATTCGTAAATGGCTGCAGCAGGATGCTAAAAAATCTTCGAAACGCACCAATATGCATATCGCACGACAATCTTTACGATTAGCATTACTTGAGCAGCTCGACGGAAATAATACTGTACAATGGGGACATCAACTAATTGATTTTAAAGAAAATGATGATGATATTGAACTGAATTTTCAAGTAAATGGAGAACTTAAAACATCTAAAGCCGACCTTATCGTTGGTGCCGATGGTATTCGCAGCTCGGTTCGCAGATTATTGATTGGTGAGGATGTTACGCCTCTTCGCTATCTCGATTGTATTGTAATATTAGGAATTTGCCCTTTAAGCGCTCTAATAGATGTTGAGAGTTCTTTATTAGATTCAGCAACTGTATTTCAAACTGCCAATGGAAATGAACGAATTTATATAATGCCTTACACGGCAGATTCTGTAATGTGGCAGCTTAGTTTTCCAATGCCGGAAGAAGATGCTAAAGCGTTAAGCGCACTTGGACCAAAAGCACTTAAAGAAGAAGCTTGCCGTAGAACACAGTGGCATAATCCTATTCCTCAAACTTTATCAGCGACAATGGAAGCGCAAATTTCTGGATATCCGGTATATGACCGTGAATTACTCCAATCTGAATTACTGGAGAAAGCTGGAAAAGTTACACTAATTGGAGATGCAGCCCACCCAATGAGTCCATTTAAAGGACAAGGAGCCAATCAAGCTTTACTGGATGCACTCACACTCGCACGAGGAATTTCAAAAGAATGCCGACCGTTTTCTGAATGGAGAAAAAAAGGAATTAGAAAAACTGTTTTAACCGACTTTGAAACAGAAATGCTAGAACGCAGTGCTGTTAAAGTAAAAGACTCTGCAGATGCGGCACAATTTCTTCATTCGGAAATCGTACTTCACGAAGGCAATGAACCGAGAGGACGTTGTTTGAAAAAAAAAGAAGCTTAA
- a CDS encoding acyl-CoA thioesterase, producing the protein MEKILKTKRKVRFQDCDPFNHLNNSKYLEYFINVREDQIAEHYDLDIFKYMKKTGLSWVVASNQISYLKPTFTMETVLIDSQLIQYTDNFLLVEMKMWNESETELKSVLWIKFVHFNLQTQKTANHSDELMQLFQSVVVPVDQSIFEKRSIEIIQKLKSRTEVKQQ; encoded by the coding sequence ATGGAAAAAATACTAAAAACAAAAAGAAAAGTTAGATTTCAGGATTGTGATCCTTTTAATCATTTAAACAACTCGAAGTATTTAGAATACTTTATTAATGTGAGAGAAGATCAAATCGCAGAACATTATGATCTTGATATTTTTAAATACATGAAAAAAACGGGTCTCAGCTGGGTTGTGGCTTCTAATCAAATAAGTTATCTGAAGCCAACATTTACAATGGAAACGGTTTTAATTGATTCACAATTAATTCAATATACAGATAATTTCCTGCTGGTTGAGATGAAAATGTGGAACGAAAGTGAAACAGAACTAAAATCTGTTTTATGGATAAAGTTTGTACATTTTAATCTTCAAACTCAAAAAACAGCCAATCATTCTGATGAATTGATGCAGTTATTTCAATCGGTTGTTGTACCTGTAGACCAATCTATTTTTGAAAAAAGATCTATAGAAATTATTCAAAAATTAAAAAGCAGAACGGAAGTGAAACAGCAATAA
- a CDS encoding DUF763 domain-containing protein, whose amino-acid sequence MKRSGTADLPLHYGQVPLWLSERMSKLGFAIVETIALEFSTSEVISKLSNPFWFQSFGAVMGMDWHSSGITTSVLGALKKSVNPHSKELGIYICGGKGKHSMLTPQELLFVGEKTGLDGNNLANCSRLAAKVDNTAIQDGFQLYQHNFIVDNKGQWAVIQQGMNPDSKTARRYHWHSPGLKSFIEEPHTFIYGENQGTILNLTAQAAAKSREGILELAKESPTKIMKEMQYLSMPAHHDVRMEDVNMKRLGAMLWATHENKPEDFEELLLLKGMGPRALQSLALVSEVIYGTPTRFEDPARFSFAHGGKDGHPFPVPVKIYDETIDTLQKAIHRAKIGNSDKMAAIQKLSEISRKAEENFTPNSNFDALIQRERDESYKYGGRTIFGEAKPPKKKPINPNNQLELF is encoded by the coding sequence ATGAAGCGTTCTGGTACAGCTGATCTCCCACTACACTATGGACAAGTTCCATTATGGCTCTCCGAACGGATGTCTAAACTTGGTTTTGCAATTGTTGAAACGATTGCTTTAGAATTTTCAACTTCTGAAGTTATCAGCAAGCTTAGTAATCCTTTTTGGTTTCAAAGCTTTGGTGCCGTAATGGGAATGGACTGGCACTCTTCTGGAATTACAACTTCTGTACTTGGAGCACTAAAAAAATCTGTAAACCCGCACTCTAAAGAACTAGGAATCTATATCTGCGGCGGCAAAGGCAAACATTCTATGTTAACACCGCAGGAACTTTTGTTTGTGGGTGAAAAAACAGGACTTGATGGTAATAATCTTGCCAACTGCAGCAGACTTGCCGCTAAAGTTGATAATACTGCTATTCAGGATGGATTTCAATTGTATCAGCATAATTTTATTGTTGATAATAAAGGTCAATGGGCCGTAATACAACAAGGAATGAACCCTGATTCTAAAACTGCGAGAAGATACCATTGGCATTCGCCGGGTTTAAAATCTTTTATTGAAGAACCTCATACTTTTATTTATGGTGAAAATCAAGGAACTATTTTAAATCTTACTGCTCAGGCGGCGGCAAAATCCAGAGAAGGAATTTTAGAATTAGCGAAAGAATCTCCAACCAAAATAATGAAGGAAATGCAATATCTTTCTATGCCTGCGCATCATGATGTGAGAATGGAAGATGTTAACATGAAAAGACTCGGCGCTATGCTCTGGGCAACTCACGAGAATAAACCTGAAGATTTTGAAGAGCTATTGCTTTTAAAAGGAATGGGACCAAGAGCTTTACAATCATTAGCACTTGTTAGTGAAGTAATTTATGGCACCCCTACCCGATTTGAAGATCCTGCGCGTTTTTCATTTGCTCACGGCGGAAAAGACGGACATCCTTTTCCTGTTCCTGTCAAAATCTACGATGAAACGATTGATACTCTACAAAAAGCAATTCACCGTGCTAAAATTGGCAACTCAGACAAAATGGCTGCAATTCAAAAATTGTCTGAAATATCTAGAAAAGCAGAAGAGAATTTTACACCAAATTCCAATTTTGATGCTTTAATTCAAAGAGAAAGAGATGAATCTTATAAATATGGAGGAAGAACTATTTTTGGAGAAGCTAAACCTCCTAAAAAGAAACCTATAAATCCAAATAATCAATTAGAATTATTTTAA
- a CDS encoding cytochrome c peroxidase — MKKIAGFISLLLLFASCNSDDSDMISIDNPEISLNIPSGFPELNSFVSLNKPTKYGVELGEKLFSEKKFSADNTISCSSCHIQANAFTDQHAQAVGIEGRIGLRNTPSIQNLAFMKFYNWDGSKLQLETQTLVPIITHEEMDSSILEVIGKIKDDAVYKDLFQKAFGDESITPERIYKSIAQFEYTLISANSKYDKVKRNTASFTESELQGYQTFQQKCASCHSSELFTDQSFRNIGFPLNTDTNEAGRGRVTGIAADFMSFRVPTLRNIEYTAPYGSFGQFATLESVLDYFDSGVLDAENLDPIFKENGKRIPLTEQEKINLIAFMKTLSDTDFVKN, encoded by the coding sequence ATGAAAAAAATAGCCGGCTTCATATCTCTATTATTATTGTTTGCGTCATGTAACAGCGATGATTCGGATATGATTTCTATTGATAATCCTGAAATTTCGCTGAATATTCCGTCTGGATTTCCAGAACTAAATAGTTTTGTAAGTCTAAACAAGCCGACTAAATACGGTGTGGAATTAGGTGAAAAGCTTTTCTCAGAAAAAAAATTCAGCGCAGATAATACCATTTCCTGCTCAAGTTGTCATATTCAAGCAAATGCTTTTACAGACCAGCATGCACAAGCAGTTGGAATTGAAGGCAGAATTGGACTTCGCAATACGCCATCCATTCAAAATTTGGCTTTTATGAAATTTTACAATTGGGATGGAAGTAAACTGCAGCTGGAAACGCAAACGTTAGTGCCTATTATAACGCACGAAGAAATGGATTCCTCTATTTTAGAAGTTATAGGTAAAATTAAAGATGATGCCGTTTATAAAGATTTGTTCCAAAAAGCCTTTGGAGATGAGAGTATTACTCCTGAAAGGATCTATAAAAGTATTGCACAATTTGAATACACTTTAATTTCTGCTAACAGCAAATATGATAAAGTAAAACGAAATACGGCATCTTTTACAGAAAGCGAATTGCAGGGTTATCAAACCTTTCAGCAAAAATGCGCGAGTTGTCACAGTTCAGAATTGTTTACAGATCAGAGTTTTAGAAATATTGGTTTTCCTTTAAACACCGACACCAATGAAGCAGGGCGTGGCAGGGTTACTGGAATTGCTGCTGATTTTATGAGTTTTCGTGTGCCGACGTTAAGAAATATAGAATATACAGCTCCTTATGGAAGTTTTGGACAATTTGCAACTTTAGAATCTGTTTTGGATTATTTTGATAGTGGAGTGTTAGATGCAGAAAATTTAGATCCAATTTTTAAAGAAAATGGCAAACGAATTCCGCTTACAGAACAAGAAAAAATCAATCTTATCGCTTTTATGAAAACCTTAAGTGATACTGATTTTGTTAAGAACTAA
- a CDS encoding MbnP family protein produces the protein MQNFKKYLLLSIASLAFVSCSSDDDNPVANNVTLEFNNTFKNTTIVLGAATSTSATTNTSAAGQVHHFSELKYVISNIRLVKDNGDEVPYNVNDLDKGATVIDQSKTATLNYVLSNVPSATYKQIKFGLGIKPEQNTLDQARFPNFYAAAGANDTAMMWEWGSGYRFTKVEGFYDTDNKTMSIHTGSTVQGTAGSYTQGVNAYRDITLNLTTNAVVGSKAPKIKIKADFDKMLSGKTNTITLSTGTGDADNATPNIHTAAQMVKFVDNFGGNGSSDITGMFSVTGVEN, from the coding sequence ATGCAAAATTTTAAAAAATACTTATTATTATCAATCGCTTCATTGGCATTTGTATCGTGTTCAAGTGATGATGATAATCCTGTTGCAAACAATGTAACGTTAGAATTCAATAACACTTTTAAGAATACGACTATTGTTTTAGGTGCTGCAACTTCAACTTCTGCAACGACAAATACTTCTGCGGCTGGGCAGGTACATCATTTTTCAGAATTAAAATATGTGATTAGTAATATCCGTCTTGTAAAAGATAATGGAGATGAAGTTCCATATAATGTAAATGATTTGGATAAAGGCGCAACAGTTATCGATCAATCAAAAACGGCAACATTAAATTATGTTTTGAGTAATGTGCCATCTGCAACTTATAAGCAGATTAAATTTGGTTTGGGTATTAAGCCAGAACAAAACACTTTAGACCAAGCAAGATTTCCAAATTTCTATGCTGCAGCTGGCGCTAACGATACCGCAATGATGTGGGAATGGGGAAGCGGCTACCGTTTTACAAAAGTAGAAGGCTTTTATGATACTGATAATAAAACAATGTCTATTCACACAGGAAGTACTGTACAGGGAACTGCAGGCAGTTATACGCAAGGTGTAAATGCTTATAGAGATATTACTTTAAACTTGACAACAAATGCAGTTGTTGGAAGCAAAGCTCCGAAAATCAAAATTAAAGCTGATTTTGATAAAATGTTAAGCGGAAAAACAAATACAATTACGCTATCTACTGGAACAGGAGATGCCGACAACGCAACTCCAAATATTCATACAGCTGCTCAAATGGTAAAATTTGTTGATAATTTCGGAGGAAATGGTTCAAGCGATATTACAGGAATGTTTTCTGTTACAGGTGTAGAAAACTAA